One part of the Pseudemcibacter aquimaris genome encodes these proteins:
- a CDS encoding phage portal protein — protein MQPNKTSSQPDTAHRAASTTARELASWLPHAGSADSDLIPELGTLVSRSRDLVRNHGVASGAIQTLTDNVVGTGLRLAAQPDYKSLGKDKAWADEWSRQVESQWRSWAETTDCDAARSLTFAGMTSQVFRSSMLNGEALALPLWLKGRSFSTVIQLVEPDRLSNPDGKQDGKRLRGGIEIDQYGAPKAYWIRKNHPGDVLISLGVEDDWQRIPIQTAFGRRRVLHIADFERSGQKRGKPLLTSVMPLFKMLDHYERSELQAAVVNAMIAAFIETPLDGEAIGEMFGGSVDDYIAARNEWKVRLQGGAIIPVFPGDKVSPFTPSRPNSGYGQFVENVLRHVGTGLNIPYELLMKDFSKTNYSSARAALMEAWRYFMGRRQWLATYWARPVYELWLEEAISKGLVEAPGFYQNRAAWTRSKWIGPGRGWIDPVKEAEASRIRMENGLSTLEEECASQGLDWEEVLEQRAREQAKMRELGLSTPTMAAEDKQDNDDETMEQDGLEQGSR, from the coding sequence ATCTGCTGACAGTGATCTAATTCCTGAGCTGGGGACTTTGGTCTCCAGATCGCGGGACCTTGTCCGCAATCACGGCGTTGCCTCTGGCGCAATCCAGACACTGACAGATAATGTGGTGGGGACTGGGCTCCGTTTGGCCGCTCAGCCTGACTATAAGTCACTTGGGAAGGATAAGGCGTGGGCTGATGAATGGTCCCGCCAGGTTGAATCCCAGTGGCGCAGTTGGGCGGAGACAACCGACTGTGATGCCGCCAGATCCTTGACCTTTGCAGGCATGACCTCGCAGGTGTTTCGATCTTCCATGTTAAACGGGGAAGCACTGGCTTTACCCTTATGGTTAAAAGGTCGCAGCTTCTCAACGGTCATCCAGCTTGTGGAACCAGACCGCTTGAGCAATCCGGACGGGAAGCAGGACGGTAAGCGCCTGCGCGGCGGTATTGAGATCGATCAATATGGTGCGCCAAAAGCCTATTGGATCAGAAAGAACCATCCTGGGGATGTGCTGATCTCTCTCGGTGTTGAAGATGATTGGCAGCGCATACCCATTCAGACGGCCTTTGGTCGCAGGCGGGTGTTGCATATCGCAGATTTTGAGCGCAGCGGTCAAAAGCGAGGCAAACCGCTTTTAACAAGTGTCATGCCGCTCTTTAAAATGCTTGATCATTATGAGCGTAGTGAGCTGCAGGCCGCTGTGGTCAACGCCATGATCGCTGCCTTTATTGAAACCCCGCTGGACGGCGAGGCCATCGGAGAAATGTTCGGCGGCAGCGTGGATGATTATATCGCAGCGCGTAATGAGTGGAAGGTGCGACTTCAGGGCGGTGCCATCATTCCGGTCTTTCCGGGGGATAAGGTCTCGCCCTTTACACCAAGCCGTCCTAATAGCGGATACGGCCAGTTTGTGGAGAATGTCCTGAGGCATGTCGGAACGGGATTGAACATTCCGTATGAACTGCTGATGAAGGACTTTTCCAAGACCAATTATTCCAGTGCGCGAGCCGCACTCATGGAAGCATGGCGCTATTTCATGGGCCGCAGGCAGTGGCTTGCAACCTATTGGGCACGGCCTGTCTATGAGCTGTGGCTGGAGGAAGCCATAAGTAAGGGCTTGGTGGAAGCTCCGGGCTTTTATCAAAACCGGGCGGCATGGACGCGCTCTAAATGGATTGGCCCCGGTCGCGGCTGGATTGATCCGGTCAAGGAAGCGGAAGCCTCCCGCATTCGCATGGAAAACGGTCTTTCCACACTGGAAGAGGAATGTGCCTCCCAAGGGTTGGACTGGGAAGAAGTGCTCGAGCAGCGTGCACGAGAACAAGCGAAGATGCGCGAACTTGGTCTTTCCACTCCGACTATGGCAGCTGAGGACAAACAGGATAATGATGATGAAACTATGGAACAGGATGGCTTGGAACAAGGCAGCCGGTGA